In the genome of Variibacter gotjawalensis, one region contains:
- the ispG gene encoding flavodoxin-dependent (E)-4-hydroxy-3-methylbut-2-enyl-diphosphate synthase has translation MNIQTKVSESPTQPSAGPAARRESVAVSVGGVQVGGGAPVVVQSMTNTDTADIEGTARQVAALTRAGSELVRITVDRDEAAAAVPHIRDRLLKMGVKAPLVGDFHYIGHKLLADHPACAEALDKYRINPGNVGFKDKKDKQFSQIVETAIKYNKPVRIGANWGSLDQELLTHLMDENAQSAKPMEARAVMREAMVQSALLSATRAEELGLSRDRIILSAKVSAVQDLIAVYQDLARRSNYAIHLGLTEAGMGSKGIVASSAALGILLQQGIGDTIRVSLTPEPGGDRTLEVKVAQEILQTMGFRTFVPLVAACPGCGRTTSTTFQELARDIQSYIHNTMPEWKTRYPGVENLNVAVMGCIVNGPGESKHADIGISLPGTGESPAAPVFIDGKKAKTLRGDGIAAEFKQLMLDYIEQRYGQGSRTAAE, from the coding sequence ATGAATATCCAGACGAAAGTTTCCGAATCGCCGACCCAGCCGAGCGCCGGCCCTGCCGCGCGCCGCGAAAGCGTCGCCGTCTCAGTTGGTGGCGTTCAGGTGGGCGGTGGCGCCCCGGTCGTCGTGCAATCGATGACCAACACGGACACGGCCGACATCGAGGGCACCGCGCGCCAAGTGGCAGCGCTGACCCGCGCCGGCTCCGAACTCGTCCGCATCACGGTCGACCGTGACGAAGCCGCTGCCGCTGTTCCGCACATCCGCGATCGATTGCTGAAGATGGGCGTGAAGGCACCGCTCGTCGGCGACTTCCATTACATCGGCCACAAACTGCTCGCCGATCATCCGGCTTGCGCCGAGGCACTCGACAAGTACCGCATCAATCCGGGCAACGTCGGCTTCAAGGACAAGAAGGACAAGCAGTTCTCGCAGATCGTCGAGACGGCGATCAAATACAACAAGCCCGTGCGCATCGGCGCCAACTGGGGCTCGCTCGATCAGGAATTGCTTACGCACCTGATGGACGAGAATGCGCAATCCGCAAAGCCGATGGAAGCGCGCGCCGTCATGCGCGAAGCCATGGTGCAATCCGCATTGCTCTCCGCCACGCGCGCCGAGGAACTCGGCCTGTCGCGCGATCGCATCATCCTATCGGCGAAGGTCTCCGCCGTGCAGGATCTGATCGCGGTCTACCAGGATCTCGCACGCCGCTCGAACTACGCGATCCATCTCGGCCTCACCGAAGCCGGCATGGGCTCGAAGGGCATCGTCGCATCATCCGCCGCGCTCGGCATTCTGCTGCAGCAAGGCATCGGCGACACGATCCGCGTTTCGCTGACGCCGGAACCGGGCGGCGACCGCACGCTCGAAGTGAAGGTCGCGCAGGAAATCCTGCAGACGATGGGCTTCCGCACCTTCGTGCCGCTCGTCGCCGCATGCCCGGGCTGCGGCCGCACGACCTCGACGACCTTCCAGGAACTCGCCCGCGACATTCAAAGCTACATCCACAACACGATGCCGGAGTGGAAGACACGCTATCCGGGCGTCGAGAACCTCAACGTCGCCGTGATGGGCTGCATCGTGAACGGCCCGGGCGAGTCCAAGCACGCCGACATCGGCATTTCGCTGCCGGGCACCGGCGAGTCGCCAGCCGCTCCCGTCTTCATCGACGGCAAAAAGGCGAAAACGCTGCGCGGCGACGGTATCGCGGCCGAATTCAAACAGTTGATGCTCGATTACATCGAGCAGCGCTACGGCCAGGGCAGCCGCACCGCGGCGGAGTAA
- a CDS encoding YcnI family copper-binding membrane protein: MQRLAATLLISTLSATAANAHAVITPREAQADSYARLAISITHGCDGSPTKVVRVLIPAGVNGARPQPKAGWTLDVTKEKLATPISGPHGTTITERVTEITWTGTLDADHFDDFSINVRLPDAPNKTLHFATLQECQSGKMDWSEIPANGKSAHELRYPAPSLNLLPKKPTHAH; encoded by the coding sequence ATGCAACGCCTCGCCGCAACACTTCTGATCTCGACCCTCTCGGCCACGGCCGCCAACGCGCATGCCGTCATCACGCCGCGCGAGGCGCAAGCCGACTCCTACGCACGTCTCGCGATCTCGATCACGCACGGCTGCGATGGCTCGCCGACGAAAGTCGTGCGTGTGCTAATCCCCGCCGGCGTCAACGGCGCACGGCCGCAGCCGAAGGCCGGCTGGACGCTCGACGTCACGAAGGAAAAGCTCGCGACGCCGATCTCCGGACCGCACGGCACGACGATCACCGAGCGTGTGACAGAGATCACTTGGACCGGCACGCTCGACGCAGACCACTTCGACGATTTTTCGATCAACGTGCGTCTGCCGGACGCGCCGAACAAGACGCTGCATTTCGCGACGCTGCAGGAATGCCAAAGCGGCAAGATGGATTGGTCGGAGATTCCGGCGAACGGAAAATCTGCGCACGAGCTCCGCTATCCGGCGCCCTCGCTCAATCTCCTGCCGAAAAAGCCTACGCACGCGCACTAA
- a CDS encoding SDR family NAD(P)-dependent oxidoreductase: protein MADRLKNKIALVVGAGSIGPGWGNGKAAAVAFAREGAKVACADANLAAAEETAAIIVKEGGDAIALRADVTKAAEVEAMVKATRAKYGRIDVLDYNVGIAVVGGVVELSEAEWDRVHDVNLKGAFLTLKHVIPAMQEVGGGSIITISSIAAIRYTGVPYATYYTTKAALSHLTRTTAAQYASQKIRVNAILPGLMQTPMVENAAQLAQAYGKGDVDTMWKERARQIPMGFGGDAWDVANAAVYLASDESRYVTGIELVVDGGLTLKYS from the coding sequence ATGGCGGATCGCCTCAAGAACAAGATCGCGCTCGTTGTCGGCGCGGGTTCCATCGGACCCGGCTGGGGCAACGGCAAAGCGGCGGCGGTCGCCTTCGCGCGCGAAGGCGCGAAAGTCGCCTGCGCCGACGCGAACCTCGCGGCCGCTGAAGAGACCGCTGCGATCATCGTGAAGGAAGGCGGCGACGCGATTGCGCTGCGCGCCGACGTCACCAAGGCCGCCGAAGTCGAAGCGATGGTGAAGGCGACGCGCGCAAAGTATGGCCGAATCGACGTGCTCGACTACAATGTCGGCATCGCGGTGGTCGGCGGCGTCGTCGAACTTTCCGAAGCCGAATGGGATCGCGTCCACGACGTCAATCTCAAAGGCGCTTTCCTCACCCTAAAGCACGTTATCCCTGCGATGCAGGAGGTCGGCGGCGGCTCGATCATCACGATCTCGTCGATCGCCGCGATCCGCTACACGGGCGTCCCTTACGCGACCTACTACACGACGAAGGCAGCGCTCAGTCACCTCACCCGCACGACGGCGGCGCAATACGCCTCGCAGAAAATCCGCGTCAACGCGATCCTACCTGGTCTGATGCAGACGCCGATGGTCGAGAACGCCGCTCAGCTCGCGCAGGCTTACGGCAAGGGCGATGTCGACACGATGTGGAAAGAGCGCGCGCGGCAGATCCCGATGGGCTTCGGCGGCGACGCGTGGGATGTCGCCAACGCGGCGGTCTATCTTGCGTCCGACGAGAGCCGCTACGTCACCGGCATCGAACTCGTGGTCGACGGCGGCCTGACGCTGAAGTATTCTTGA
- a CDS encoding GMC family oxidoreductase: protein MQHDYIVIGAGSAGCVIAARLAEAGYTVNLIEAGGADSHPWIQIPAGVAKLLYDPRFNWMYASEPEAGTDNRAIHTPRGKVLGGSSSINGMLYVRGNPADYDGWAQLGNRGWSFDDVKHLFRRSETYEQGGDTTIRGDSGPWRIQDYRTILPVTHMFVRAAQEAGFPFTPDYNGASQEGVGYSQMNKLGRWRGSSYRAFLASDAAKRNVTITTNATVSSLLIENGAAIGIRFSRGGRNEEARANREVIVSAGAIGSPQILQLSGIGDPEHLGSLGIKTQAAVPGVGRNLSDHYVGRLVARLRGLETLNELSRGWRLVREIAKFGLMGNGALTMGVTSAMVFCRSREGLASPDLQLLFTPASYVFGKALVVEKEPGITIAVCPTRPSSRGTVMIHSADPNARPKIHYRYLTDPDDIRVLLAGLDHSRRIFAAPAFRDHLIEETRPGASITAPDDIEAFVRREGTTLYHPVGTCRMGIDPNAVVDPELKVRGIRNLRVADASVMPYLTTGNTQAPTIMIAEKASDMLLADAKAARAA, encoded by the coding sequence ATGCAGCACGATTACATCGTCATCGGCGCGGGCTCGGCCGGCTGCGTCATCGCGGCCCGGCTCGCAGAAGCCGGCTACACCGTCAATCTTATCGAAGCCGGCGGTGCCGACAGTCATCCTTGGATTCAAATTCCGGCCGGTGTCGCGAAGCTGCTCTACGATCCGCGTTTCAATTGGATGTATGCCTCGGAGCCGGAGGCCGGCACCGACAATCGCGCGATCCATACGCCGCGCGGCAAAGTGCTCGGCGGCTCGTCGTCGATCAACGGCATGCTGTATGTGCGCGGCAACCCGGCCGACTACGACGGTTGGGCGCAGCTCGGCAATCGCGGCTGGAGTTTCGACGACGTCAAACATCTGTTCCGCCGCTCGGAGACCTACGAGCAAGGCGGCGACACGACGATCCGCGGCGACAGCGGCCCATGGCGTATTCAGGACTATCGCACGATCCTGCCCGTGACGCATATGTTCGTCCGCGCCGCGCAGGAAGCCGGATTTCCATTCACGCCCGATTACAACGGCGCGAGCCAGGAGGGCGTCGGCTATTCGCAGATGAACAAGCTCGGCCGCTGGCGCGGGTCGAGCTATCGCGCATTCCTCGCCAGCGATGCCGCCAAACGCAACGTGACGATCACGACCAACGCGACCGTCTCGTCGCTGCTCATCGAGAACGGCGCGGCGATCGGCATTCGCTTTTCGCGCGGCGGCCGCAACGAAGAGGCGCGCGCGAACCGCGAAGTGATCGTCTCCGCCGGCGCGATCGGCTCGCCGCAAATTCTGCAGCTCTCCGGCATCGGCGATCCGGAGCATCTGGGTAGCCTCGGCATCAAAACGCAGGCGGCGGTGCCGGGCGTCGGCCGCAATCTCTCGGACCATTACGTCGGCCGCCTCGTCGCGCGACTGCGAGGCCTCGAGACGCTCAACGAACTCTCGCGCGGCTGGCGGCTCGTCCGCGAGATCGCGAAGTTCGGCCTCATGGGCAATGGCGCGCTGACGATGGGCGTCACCAGCGCGATGGTGTTTTGCCGTTCGCGCGAAGGCCTCGCGAGCCCTGATCTGCAGCTGCTGTTCACGCCGGCGAGCTACGTCTTCGGCAAGGCGCTGGTCGTTGAGAAAGAGCCCGGCATCACCATCGCGGTGTGTCCGACACGTCCGTCGAGCCGCGGCACCGTGATGATCCACAGCGCCGATCCGAATGCGCGACCGAAGATCCACTATCGCTATCTCACCGACCCGGACGATATCCGCGTCTTGCTGGCCGGGCTCGACCATTCGCGCCGCATCTTCGCGGCGCCGGCGTTCCGCGATCATCTGATCGAGGAGACGCGGCCGGGCGCGAGCATTACTGCGCCGGACGACATCGAAGCCTTCGTGCGCCGCGAGGGCACGACGCTGTATCACCCGGTCGGCACCTGCCGCATGGGCATCGACCCGAACGCCGTCGTCGACCCGGAGCTGAAAGTACGCGGCATCCGCAATCTGCGCGTCGCCGACGCGTCCGTGATGCCGTATCTCACCACCGGAAACACGCAGGCGCCGACGATCATGATTGCGGAAAAAGCGTCGGATATGCTCCTCGCCGACGCCAAAGCGGCGCGCGCCGCGTAG
- a CDS encoding DNA gyrase inhibitor YacG: MPTKPKCSVCGKPVDPATRPFCSKRCRDVDLHRWLSGRYAIPGVESAEDSDETPPLAPRD; encoded by the coding sequence ATGCCAACGAAGCCCAAATGTTCGGTCTGCGGAAAACCGGTCGACCCGGCAACGCGACCGTTTTGCTCGAAACGATGCAGGGATGTCGACCTGCACCGCTGGTTGTCGGGCCGCTACGCGATCCCGGGAGTCGAATCCGCCGAGGACAGCGACGAGACCCCGCCGCTCGCCCCGCGCGACTGA
- a CDS encoding GNAT family N-acetyltransferase, with protein sequence MQHDFAVRIANRGDLKALINIYPQLQPDDPALALDDAERIWEQISHYPGSGIFVGLVSDILVSTCTLIVVPNLTRGGAPYGLIENVVTHAFHRRQGYGQAVLRAAIASAWNSRCYKVMLLTGSKEPTTLKFYRDVGFEQNKTGFQIRQIPARA encoded by the coding sequence ATGCAGCACGATTTCGCTGTCCGCATTGCCAACCGTGGCGATCTCAAAGCCCTCATCAATATTTATCCGCAGCTGCAGCCTGACGATCCGGCCTTAGCGCTCGATGACGCCGAGCGAATTTGGGAACAGATCTCGCATTATCCTGGCAGCGGAATCTTTGTGGGCCTGGTTAGCGACATCTTGGTAAGCACCTGCACGTTGATAGTCGTTCCCAATCTAACGAGAGGCGGCGCCCCTTACGGGCTGATCGAGAATGTGGTCACGCACGCGTTCCATCGTAGGCAAGGTTATGGGCAAGCGGTCTTGCGAGCGGCAATTGCCTCAGCATGGAACTCCCGCTGCTACAAAGTAATGCTTCTAACTGGATCGAAAGAGCCTACGACGTTGAAGTTCTATCGCGACGTCGGTTTCGAACAGAACAAGACGGGATTCCAAATTCGGCAAATTCCGGCGCGCGCCTGA
- a CDS encoding catalase family peroxidase, translated as MTKIVALMFSTAAALLSAGPALAQTPAAPAQPAAAEVDPQAIVDLQFAIAGNHKKVRASGAKGVCVKGEFTPSAEAASLSKAPHFAKPVPMTARFSMGGGNPNISDKTKPTTRGFAMEFEIANDPMVFYFISAPVFGARTPRQLHDGISARLPGPDGKPDAEKIKAFVAANPETTRQAAWLNARPVPASFGGVNYWGVQAFTLTNAAGKPTITKLKAIPTAGQLGLSDDELKAKPDSFYADELTERLGKGPMTFDFVAILGEPGDPTNDSTAMWPEDNRKTVKLGTIAISAIQANTICDEKPTDPVANLPQGVAGPADDPMFEIRSPAYAISRGKRAQ; from the coding sequence ATGACGAAAATCGTCGCCTTGATGTTTTCGACTGCCGCCGCGCTTCTGTCGGCCGGCCCAGCTCTCGCACAGACGCCGGCAGCTCCGGCGCAGCCGGCCGCCGCTGAGGTCGATCCGCAAGCCATCGTCGATTTGCAGTTTGCCATCGCGGGCAACCACAAGAAGGTGCGCGCGAGCGGCGCCAAGGGCGTCTGCGTCAAAGGCGAGTTCACGCCTTCGGCCGAGGCGGCAAGCCTTTCGAAAGCGCCGCATTTTGCCAAGCCGGTTCCGATGACCGCCCGCTTCTCCATGGGTGGCGGCAACCCGAACATCTCGGACAAGACGAAGCCGACGACGCGCGGTTTCGCCATGGAGTTCGAAATCGCCAACGACCCGATGGTCTTCTACTTCATCTCCGCGCCGGTGTTTGGCGCGAGAACGCCACGTCAGCTGCACGACGGAATCTCGGCGCGTTTGCCGGGGCCGGACGGCAAACCGGACGCCGAGAAGATAAAGGCTTTCGTCGCCGCCAATCCGGAAACGACGCGGCAGGCTGCATGGCTTAATGCTCGACCGGTGCCTGCCAGCTTCGGCGGCGTCAACTATTGGGGCGTTCAGGCTTTCACGCTCACCAATGCGGCCGGCAAGCCCACGATCACGAAGCTCAAAGCGATCCCGACTGCGGGGCAGCTCGGCTTGAGCGACGACGAACTCAAAGCGAAGCCGGATAGCTTTTACGCGGACGAGTTGACGGAGCGGCTCGGCAAAGGGCCGATGACGTTCGACTTCGTCGCGATCCTCGGTGAGCCTGGCGATCCGACCAATGACTCGACAGCGATGTGGCCGGAGGACAACCGCAAGACCGTGAAGCTGGGCACGATCGCGATCTCCGCGATCCAAGCGAACACCATCTGCGACGAGAAGCCGACCGATCCGGTCGCCAACCTCCCGCAAGGTGTCGCGGGCCCGGCGGACGATCCGATGTTCGAAATCCGCTCGCCGGCCTATGCGATCTCGCGCGGCAAGCGCGCGCAATAG
- a CDS encoding DUF2867 domain-containing protein, producing the protein MPIDLAVFDRFMTTHTILGSAKGEVRRAIPPSESVVADWYENANLLDSYSIDLIAADRLSMRELAILAVGNPSTWQKGLIALRDAIVAPFGLKTSSAVRRSRADGDRIDFFPVLSESEDEIVLGADDRHLDFRLSLLRRSSADSTMLFATTVVRTHNIFGLIYLNAIRPFHHLVVRASLARCTNARR; encoded by the coding sequence ATGCCTATCGATCTTGCTGTGTTCGACAGATTCATGACAACGCATACGATATTGGGCAGCGCAAAGGGTGAGGTGCGCAGGGCGATCCCGCCGTCGGAAAGCGTGGTTGCTGACTGGTACGAAAACGCAAACTTGCTCGATAGCTACAGCATCGATTTGATCGCCGCGGACCGACTCAGTATGCGTGAGTTGGCAATCTTGGCAGTCGGCAATCCGTCTACGTGGCAGAAGGGGTTAATCGCGCTCCGCGATGCTATCGTCGCGCCGTTCGGCCTCAAGACCTCTAGCGCGGTAAGGAGGTCCCGAGCAGACGGCGACCGCATAGATTTCTTTCCGGTGCTATCGGAGAGTGAGGACGAGATAGTTCTCGGTGCGGATGATCGACATCTGGACTTTCGCTTGTCTCTGCTGCGACGCTCGTCTGCCGACAGTACGATGCTTTTCGCGACAACCGTCGTGCGCACCCACAATATCTTCGGCCTGATCTATCTCAACGCGATTAGGCCCTTTCATCACCTCGTAGTCAGGGCTAGCCTAGCCCGATGCACAAACGCACGCAGATAA
- a CDS encoding transglycosylase SLT domain-containing protein: protein MPSAETVKTTPAKAAAPRKNARDDARKGATEPQAAWSFRLPRRVKVASGPDTLGRSAKKTMIAIGAAVMAWCFGYTLAYFVDQQEIAKARAMVTSVVERIVQVESGGDPNAKNPRSTATGAAQFIDATWLELIRKHRADLAARPEPELLELRRDPKLAREVTTYLIERNAKVLKRSGQPITAGTLYLSHFAGGAGAVAILSAKEHEDAATTLALADSTGKMSRDKLVKANPFLDGVTAGGLKRWADRKMTGETRKVKKQGTRTAQATRSL, encoded by the coding sequence ATGCCGAGCGCCGAAACCGTCAAAACAACCCCCGCGAAAGCCGCCGCGCCGCGCAAGAACGCGCGCGACGATGCGCGGAAAGGCGCTACCGAACCGCAGGCCGCATGGTCGTTCCGGCTGCCGCGCCGCGTGAAGGTCGCGTCGGGGCCGGACACGCTCGGCCGCTCCGCCAAGAAGACGATGATCGCGATCGGCGCTGCCGTGATGGCCTGGTGCTTTGGCTACACGCTCGCCTATTTCGTCGACCAGCAGGAGATCGCGAAAGCGCGAGCGATGGTGACTTCCGTCGTCGAGCGCATCGTGCAGGTCGAATCCGGCGGCGATCCGAATGCAAAGAATCCGCGCTCGACCGCAACGGGCGCCGCGCAGTTCATCGACGCGACGTGGCTCGAACTTATCCGCAAGCATCGCGCCGATCTCGCCGCCCGACCCGAGCCGGAACTTCTCGAACTGCGCCGCGATCCGAAACTTGCGCGCGAAGTCACGACGTATCTCATCGAGCGCAACGCTAAGGTGCTCAAGCGCAGCGGTCAGCCGATTACGGCCGGCACGCTGTATCTGTCGCATTTTGCGGGTGGCGCCGGCGCAGTCGCAATCCTCTCGGCGAAAGAGCACGAGGATGCGGCAACGACTCTCGCGCTTGCGGATTCGACCGGAAAGATGTCGCGCGACAAGCTCGTAAAAGCCAATCCGTTTCTCGATGGCGTAACGGCAGGCGGCCTGAAGCGCTGGGCCGATCGGAAGATGACCGGCGAAACGCGCAAGGTGAAGAAGCAAGGCACGCGCACCGCGCAGGCGACGCGTTCGCTTTAG
- a CDS encoding NAD(P)/FAD-dependent oxidoreductase, translating to MRTVVIVGAGQGGFQVAASLRDEKFDGRIVLVGDEPELPYQRPPLSKAYMNRTMLDSGIYLRPDTFFAQHNIELMTGAMVTRVDRVAKQIALGSGGRLDYDHLVLATGARNRLLPVPGNELDGVVYLRSLADARSVRERIDMVQNIVVVGAGFIGLEFAAVAAKRGKKVTVIESTERAMGRAISREISDFFQDAHRAWGTELLFGTTLKRIDGDDHVSEVETSDGRVIPADLVAVGIGVVPNTELASDAGLRVANGIVVDTQLSTADAAISAVGDCVNFPSHFAGASVRLESVQNAVDQGKAIAARLMGKSISYNAVPWFWSDQGDLKLQMVGLTAGHDQTVVRGDPAERAFSVFCFQGGKLLGIETVNRASDHVMGRRLLAQPTSLSPDEVAAENFDLKAYVMASANR from the coding sequence TTGCGTACAGTCGTCATTGTGGGTGCGGGTCAAGGTGGGTTTCAGGTCGCGGCGTCCTTGCGCGACGAAAAGTTCGACGGGCGTATCGTGCTCGTCGGCGACGAACCCGAACTTCCGTATCAGCGGCCCCCGCTGTCCAAGGCCTACATGAACCGTACGATGCTGGATTCCGGCATCTATCTGCGGCCAGACACTTTCTTCGCCCAGCACAATATCGAACTGATGACCGGCGCGATGGTGACGCGGGTCGATCGCGTCGCCAAGCAGATCGCGCTCGGCTCGGGCGGGCGTCTCGACTACGACCACCTCGTGTTGGCGACGGGCGCGCGCAATCGTCTGCTGCCGGTGCCGGGCAACGAGCTTGATGGCGTCGTCTATCTGCGCTCCCTCGCCGATGCGCGCAGCGTGCGCGAACGCATCGACATGGTTCAAAACATAGTTGTCGTCGGCGCGGGGTTCATCGGGCTCGAATTCGCTGCCGTCGCGGCGAAGCGCGGCAAGAAGGTCACGGTGATCGAGTCGACGGAGCGCGCCATGGGCCGCGCCATCAGCCGCGAGATTTCGGATTTCTTCCAGGACGCACACCGCGCCTGGGGCACCGAACTTTTATTCGGCACGACGCTCAAGCGCATCGATGGCGACGATCACGTCAGCGAGGTCGAGACGTCGGACGGGCGTGTCATTCCGGCGGATCTCGTTGCGGTCGGCATCGGCGTTGTTCCCAACACGGAGCTTGCGAGCGATGCGGGTCTCAGAGTCGCAAACGGCATCGTAGTCGATACGCAACTCTCGACCGCCGACGCGGCGATATCGGCGGTCGGCGACTGCGTCAATTTCCCGAGCCATTTCGCCGGTGCATCGGTGCGGCTCGAGTCGGTGCAGAATGCGGTCGATCAGGGCAAGGCGATCGCGGCGCGGCTGATGGGCAAGAGCATCAGCTACAATGCGGTGCCGTGGTTCTGGAGCGACCAGGGCGACCTCAAGCTGCAGATGGTCGGTCTGACGGCCGGTCACGACCAGACCGTCGTGCGCGGCGACCCGGCCGAGCGCGCCTTCTCGGTATTCTGCTTCCAAGGCGGCAAGCTGCTCGGCATCGAGACGGTCAACCGCGCGTCCGATCATGTGATGGGCCGGCGTTTGCTGGCGCAACCGACGAGCCTGTCGCCGGACGAGGTCGCGGCGGAAAATTTTGATCTCAAGGCTTACGTGATGGCGAGCGCCAATCGCTAA
- the pobA gene encoding 4-hydroxybenzoate 3-monooxygenase, translating into MRTQVGIVGAGPAGLFLSHLLQRAGIDCVVIETRSRKYIEERVRAGVLEQESSDVLRQMGLGARMDREGLIHHGINLRFNERLHHIDFQDLVGKGVMVYGQHEVVKDLVQARLDSGAPLLFEVSDVAVDGLDTKTPTVRFTHQGQAQELVCDFIAGCDGFHGICRPAIPEGVLKTYERTYPFGWLGILAQAQPASEELIYSNHDNGFALLSMRSPELGRLYLQCDPEEDLANWPDARIWEELNLRLAGGKGLPEGPILQKGVTQMRSFVVEPMQYGRLLLAGDAAHIVPPTGAKGMNLAFADVRVMARALDAFYRDGRDDQLAAYSEVCLRRIWKAQRFSWFMTSLMHRFPDDSAFDRRRQLADLDYLTGSRAAMTSLAENYVGLPMEWALS; encoded by the coding sequence ATGCGCACGCAAGTCGGCATCGTGGGGGCCGGGCCGGCCGGGCTGTTCCTGTCGCATTTGCTGCAGCGTGCCGGCATCGATTGCGTCGTCATCGAGACGCGCAGCCGCAAATACATCGAGGAGCGTGTCCGCGCCGGCGTGCTGGAGCAGGAGAGCTCCGACGTTCTGCGCCAGATGGGGCTCGGCGCGCGGATGGACCGCGAAGGGCTGATCCATCACGGCATCAATCTGCGCTTCAACGAGCGCCTGCATCACATCGACTTCCAGGATTTGGTCGGCAAAGGCGTGATGGTTTACGGCCAGCATGAGGTCGTGAAGGATCTGGTCCAGGCGCGGCTCGATAGCGGTGCGCCGCTGTTGTTCGAGGTCAGCGACGTCGCGGTCGATGGGCTCGACACGAAGACGCCGACGGTCCGGTTCACGCATCAGGGCCAGGCGCAGGAGCTCGTCTGCGATTTCATCGCGGGCTGCGACGGCTTCCACGGTATCTGCCGCCCGGCGATCCCGGAGGGCGTGCTCAAGACTTACGAGCGCACCTATCCGTTCGGCTGGCTCGGTATTTTGGCGCAAGCTCAGCCGGCCTCCGAAGAGCTGATCTACTCAAACCACGACAACGGCTTTGCCCTGCTCTCGATGCGGTCGCCGGAGCTTGGTCGGCTCTACCTCCAGTGCGATCCCGAAGAGGATCTCGCCAACTGGCCGGATGCCCGCATCTGGGAGGAGCTCAACCTGCGCCTCGCCGGCGGCAAGGGTTTGCCCGAGGGGCCGATCCTGCAGAAGGGCGTGACGCAGATGCGCAGCTTCGTGGTCGAGCCGATGCAGTATGGTCGGCTGCTGCTCGCCGGCGATGCCGCGCATATCGTGCCGCCGACCGGCGCGAAGGGGATGAACCTTGCGTTCGCGGATGTGCGCGTGATGGCGCGCGCCTTGGACGCATTCTATCGCGACGGCCGCGACGATCAGCTCGCGGCGTATTCCGAAGTGTGCCTGCGCCGCATCTGGAAGGCGCAGCGCTTCTCGTGGTTCATGACGTCGCTGATGCACCGCTTCCCGGACGACTCCGCGTTCGATCGGCGGCGGCAATTGGCCGATCTCGATTACCTCACGGGCTCGCGCGCCGCGATGACGTCGCTTGCGGAGAATTACGTTGGACTGCCGATGGAATGGGCATTGTCTTAA